Proteins encoded within one genomic window of Equus caballus isolate H_3958 breed thoroughbred chromosome 20, TB-T2T, whole genome shotgun sequence:
- the LOC138919662 gene encoding glutathione S-transferase A2-like encodes MAGKPKLHYYDGRGRMDSILWLLAAAGVEFEEKFMETSKDLEKLRNDGSLMFQQVPMVEIDGMKLVQCRAILNYIAAKHNLYGRDTKERALIDMYIEGMADLNEMFIFLPITPPDEKGAKITQIKESTTNRYFPAFEKVLKSHGQDYLVGNRLSRADIHLVELIYYVEEIDPRLLANFPLLKALKARISNLPTVKKFLQPGSPRKPPMDEKCLAKVKEIFQLK; translated from the exons ATGGCAGGGAAGCCCAAGCTGCACTACTACGATGGACGAGGCCGGATGGATTCGATCCTATGGCTCCTGGCTGCCGCTGGAGTAGAG TTCGAAGAGAAATTTATGGAAACTTCAAAAGACTTGGAAAAACTAAGAAATG atGGGAGTTTGATGTTCCAGCAGGTGCCAATGGTGGAAATCGATGGGATGAAGCTGGTGCAGTGCAGAGCCATTCTCAACTACATCGCCGCCAAACACAACCTCTATGGGAGAGACACCAAGGAGAGAGCCCT gaTTGATATGTACATAGAAGGTATGGCAGATTTGAATGAAATGTTCATCTTTTTGCCCATAACCCCACCTGATGAGAAAGGTGCCAAGATTACCCAGATCAAAGAGAGCACAACAAATCGGTATTTCCCTGCATTTGAAAAA GTGTTAAAGAGCCACGGACAAGACTACCTGGTTGGCAACAGGCTGAGCAGGGCTGACATCCACCTGGTCGAACTTATCTATTACGTCGAAGAGATTGACCCCCGCCTTCTGGCCAACTTCCCTCTGCTGAAG GCCCTGAAAGCCAGAATCAGCAACCTGCCCACCGTGAAGAAGTTTCTGCAGCCTGGCAGCCCGAGGAAGCCTCCCATGGATGAGAAATGTTTAGCAAAAGTAAAGGAGATTTTCCAGTTAAAATAA